A genomic region of Vitis vinifera cultivar Pinot Noir 40024 chromosome 7, ASM3070453v1 contains the following coding sequences:
- the LOC100854101 gene encoding precursor of CEP9 — protein MQCCDHHIRFSPSLKPEAFLGLPTQFKERNHPADHFPSLFMAKIQVIHACSLVLAVITYHDILYTEGRPIKSLDKHEFSSIDSEPGTETGSQGIEHKDDHWAAPPQEPNPGVKNSVAGKKELPPPMLPNYSVGFGDSTAVSKDDFRPTTPGSSPGVGHHSVPTKDDTQPKALRNSPSVRQSVTAYKDDYRPTKPGHSPGVGHSLQKTNAEPNAEPNA, from the coding sequence ATGCAATGCTGTGACCATCACATTCGCTTCTCTCCCTCCTTAAAGCCTGAGGCTTTCTTGGGCCTTCCTActcaattcaaagaaagaaaccaTCCTGCTGATCACTTTCCTTCTCTCTTCATGGCAAAAATCCAAGTTATCCATGCCTGTTCCCTTGTTCTTGCAGTAATCACCTATCATGATATTCTCTATACCGAGGGAAGGCCGATAAAATCACTGGACAAACATGAGTTTAGTTCAATAGATTCTGAACCAGGAACAGAAACAGGCAGCCAAGGAATTGAGCACAAAGATGATCATTGGGCCGCACCTCCCCAGGAGCCCAATCCCGGTGTTAAAAATTCAGTTGCAGGAAAGAAGGAACTTCCCCCACCCATGTTGCCAAATTACAGCGTTGGTTTTGGGGATTCAACTGCAGTATCTAAAGATGATTTTCGACCTACAACTCCAGGCAGCAGCCCCGGTGTTGGCCATCACTCTGTACCAACCAAAGATGATACTCAACCAAAGGCACTACGCAATAGTCCCAGTGTGAGACAGTCTGTCACAGCATACAAGGACGATTATCGGCCCACAAAGCCAGGTCACAGCCCTGGTGTTGGCCATTCTCTTCAGAAAACAAATGCAGAACCAAATGCAGAACCAAATGCTTAG